The genomic DNA ACTTAAAACGCCATATCCAAAACCCACCTCCGCGCCCCTGCGTCCCCTGCCGCTCGGCGATGATTTCCATCTCCGCCTTGGCCCGCTCAATGGTCCTCCAGGTGATGCCGGCGGCCGTGGCCTCGAGCTTCAGCTCCTTCACTGTGACTGACCCGTCCTGGAGCATCTCCTTCAGGAAGTCGGTGGCATCGGCCACGGTGGACTCGCTTGAAGTGGAAGGCGCCAGCGCTTCATCGGCAGAGGCCGTCACTGGGTCGCGATCCCATGTCACATAGGGAACGCCGCCAAGGCCGTCGACCATCGTTTCTGCTATGCGATAGGACACGCCCGCGATGTCTGCACCAAGGTTGTTCTTGATGGGCAACAGGAGACGGCGGTGCGGGTCTTCCTTATCTCTGGCCACGACATACGCAGACCGCGCCGCAGCAACGAATGCCAGGGATCCAGTAACGCGGCCGATTGCATCACCCTGTCCTTTGTTCAGATGGCTCACACAGATGATTGCGACACCGTGATCGCCAGCCATTTGTGCCAGCGGCGCAAGCAGAGCACGGACATCGGCATTTTTATGACTGTCGGTACCGGCCAGATAAGCGCTTACAGGATCGATAACGATCAGGCGGCAATCCCCAAGACGCGCCAACAACCCGTTGAGAGCTGGCACGTCGGCCAGAGTAAAACCGCGTTCGCCTTCCAGGTCGTAGACCGATCGAAGGTAGTGCACCCGATTCACATCGGCTCCAGCGGCGTCCAGGCGGGGCCTGAGCGTATCGCCAGGGTCATCTTCACCGGACACCAGCACGACCGATCCCTGCGGGCAAGGCGACCCATCGATCCATCTCCTGCCCGTGGAGACGTGTGCGGCGACATCCATTGTCACCAGCGACTTGCCAAGCCCCGGATGACCCGCCAGCACGCTCAGCTTTCCTAGGGCGAAATGCGGTCGCCAGAGCCACTGAATAGGCTGCGGTGAAACAGTCGCCAACGTGATGATAGAAGCACCAACCCCAACCGGGGTGGCCGCCTCGA from Dyella sp. GSA-30 includes the following:
- a CDS encoding AAA family ATPase, which produces MSNSRSPIAAAIEAATPVGVGASIITLATVSPQPIQWLWRPHFALGKLSVLAGHPGLGKSLVTMDVAAHVSTGRRWIDGSPCPQGSVVLVSGEDDPGDTLRPRLDAAGADVNRVHYLRSVYDLEGERGFTLADVPALNGLLARLGDCRLIVIDPVSAYLAGTDSHKNADVRALLAPLAQMAGDHGVAIICVSHLNKGQGDAIGRVTGSLAFVAAARSAYVVARDKEDPHRRLLLPIKNNLGADIAGVSYRIAETMVDGLGGVPYVTWDRDPVTASADEALAPSTSSESTVADATDFLKEMLQDGSVTVKELKLEATAAGITWRTIERAKAEMEIIAERQGTQGRGGGFWIWRFKSASDKTANPTSTIGGLNENGSAMRVCEGSEALTPPTFGLADLNKKEGDLLADREVTHL